The Vigna angularis cultivar LongXiaoDou No.4 chromosome 6, ASM1680809v1, whole genome shotgun sequence genome contains the following window.
TGACTGAACCTGTGATAGTAGGTTGCCAATGAAGAAAGGAAGCTCAACCAGTCAATTATGACTCACAACTGGCTGTTACACTTGGCATAAGTGACCTTGGAAGTTGTAAATCTACGTGGCAGAGGAGGTGACCTGCTATAACAGGTTGGAAGTTGGCTGGATAGTTTTGCTTAAGAGGAATGACCTGTTGCAGCATGGAATTAGAAGAGCTGAAGACTTGTTTTACCTAGGAGCTTATAATAACCTGGAACACACCATTCGTTTACTCTTTACAATTTTTAGTTCTTAGTTTTTCTGGGTTTTGGGAGAAGTTTGTGCTGTGAAGTTAATAACCAAGATTTTGAGTTTCTACATTTTAATTCATGCTCTAAGCATTGCATTGTCATTTCTATATTTGAATCATGTTTGCattgttaattttgttattgaattcatttttcCAAATTTGTACCAACTGTGGTGTTAGGTTTTCCAGTGTAGGTATAATTGGGGATTCATTCTGCATTTGTTGGAAGCACTTTTCGCCCTCTTATTCATTATCTGGAACATGTTATTCCGTATACTGCTATATTACCACCATTCAACACCATGCAAAACattcaattttataactttaaacaAACTACTCCAATGAGAACTTTATCTACCAAAACATTTCCCACATATACCacaagaaaaaccctaacatcACCACGCACTTCTCCCTTTTCCCACCCTCAATTATGTGATCTATATTGCCCTACATCTATGTTCTACCTCTTTACCTTTGTAATGAATTCAATCTAAAACTTGTTGCATCTGTTCTAGTTTTCTTATTCTTTGGAAGAGGTAGACTATCCATATCAAATGGACTAGAAGAACTAGAACTGGAACTGGAACTTGAACTAGAAGAGGAATCATCACTATCTAAGCCCTTCAAGACATTCGCATCCAATTTGGGCGAAGAAACAAATTTCCTTTTCAGATTCCCAATGCTTGAAGTCAATCCTGTCTTTTTCTGGAATGCTGCTGCTGCTGAACTTTGATGGTCATTACCAGTCTCCTTGTCCAATGTtgcttcatcttcatcatttccTATAATAATAGCATCCTCAATTTTCCCCAATTCTGGCATAACAGAGAGATATGTTAGTTCTACACAATAGTATattaatcaacaaaaaaaacatcttATTTTACAGAATTTATAGAAAGTTCAGCATTTGGATCCATGAGTAATTGAAGATCAACTTATTTTACACAACTTCAGCAATCAAACCACGAGCAGAACATCTGAAAGATAAAATATGCACAATCCTCTGACATAATAATGAATCTTTGTTTTTCCACACTCATTTCATATGGCCATATCCATGGAAGGATGACCATGAACAAGAGGAATGAACTACTAATAAGGTGATTACGAAAAATGACCACCAAGTAGGACCGGAATTCACTAAAGATATAAACTGAAGATAAACCAGTCAATAGCTGGAGTATTGACCAAGCTAGGTAAAGTAAGGGATGATGGCAAATGGCCATAGAAGAGTTACAAAGAGAATTTAATGCCCCCGTTACTTCAGAAACCAAATTGAAACTATTTTCCTCTTTTATCTCATCAAACATTCAAATAACCACAATCACTGTTACAAAAACGTGACCCACGTAATACTGTTCACTTCACTGTAGTTATTTTCATTAAACCTTAACAATTGAATAGGTATAAATAGGATATTGAGccaagtacaaataataaaaactaaaaacaaaatataacttaCTCACAATAAAAACAACTActtaatttatctttatcttatattaacaaaataaaataatattgcacctaaataaatgtaaaatcaaaactacctatccctattttatttctatcaaaatcaaactaaatattaccaTACTCAATCTAATAAAATAggattcaaacaaaattattaaaaaatccctaaaatttaagtatatCCCAACAAAACTCCCTCAAACTTAAATTTTGCATCCTTTATTTGGCTAACCATGTGCATCACCCCGCATCAAGCTTGCTTCTTTCAACTAGATTTGgattcttctttttccttatgACCCTCTTGTTTTTTACCTTGGTTGACTTTTTTAATGCTTTGGACGATTTGTTCTTTGTTCTGCCTATCTTCTCAATAACCTCGACCTTCTTACTTATGACCTTAGATAATTTCTCAACAATCTCGGTCGACTTCTTCATTTTGTCTGAAATTTTACTCATCATATTTTTTGCTATCTTAGTATTCGAGCTTTTTGTACCCGGGTTCTTCTCAACATCTTTATCTTCCTCTTTCCCATTTTCATCTGGTTCAAGAACACTGAATGTTTCCTCCTCCTTGTCAATAACAGCCTTCTTcagctcctcaagctcaacccTCTATTTATTCATAATCTCATTAGCATCATTCAGAAGCCTCCCTATTCgctgaatctcttcatctttttgtctGAATTTATTCTCCAGCTTTGCCTTCTCCATATTTGTCGCATCATTTTTACCGATATCACTTCATCTATTGTTGGGACTGAGCTCTCCATGTTCACACTCTCTGCATCTGAGCTCTTTGCCATTAACAAGATTCCACACTCTTTGCCATTAACAAGATTCGTCATCATCACAAAGCTCGCCTAGACAGTAGGCgtgaaggagaaggagaaggagcgaACCTTGTTCTCATAATAAATTTTGCCATGTCAaaaactcttaatttaaaaaaaaaaatccacataaTAAAACACTTTTACATCAGTGTTGACCACGTCATCTCATTTTAACGCGTATGTGAAAACTTAACGGACATGGCTTAATTggcttaatttttcaaatatttggaccaaattgagacaatTTGCAAATATATGAACCCAATTGACACAGTTGAAAAaacgatgacccacttgagattctcAAACTAATATTTCCCAAACTAATATAAGGACGAtctgagggtttaaacctaataaaaactaaaaactaaattaattgtCTCACAATAAAAACAACTACTTaatctatctctatcttatatcaacaaaataaaataacactacacctaaataaatggaaaatcaaaactacctatccctattttatctctatcaaaatcaaactaaatgtTACCAAactcaaactaataaaataaaattcaaaaaaaattattaataaagccctaaaatttaagtttatcctaactgttagatatattatctttattttatatttattttttatttttaattagtttgttattatttcttatttgtattttgggcttaatccatatttcttttgttagaagtggactttaagcctaactcaaccccacaaaatcaacttgtagggtgaggtttgcacccacttataaagtatgaattgaccttatctctagtcgatgtgggacttccaacacacccccttacgccgaggtatatacatctcgagcgtgggattagacatttttaatgggtggtccgatagtggcccgatagcgggtggaacaatatgcccaacaaacaacaaattatcgctaggatagactctaaccatgactctgataccatgttagaagtggactttaagcctaactcaaccctacaaaaccggcttgtagggtgaggtttacacccacttataaactatgaattgaccttatctctagtcgatgtgggacttccaacatctTCTATCATAAATAAAGGatcctatgtgtatattcaacacaagggagataAATCTCACatatagttttcactatattcaacacaagggagataAATCTCACATaaagttttcactatatttaacatgATATCTATAGTCTAAGGTTCTTTTGAGGAAAAACATTTTGTTGCCTCTGCCACTACACCCTTCGCTGCCGATGACGGCACTATCTACTGATGCCCGCGACGCCATCATCTGCCACTACAGGAGTTTTAGTTTCGGCCGACGAtcacatggttttgattgtCTCGGCCAGGCGATCACCATGTCACCAATGACGCCTTCATCGGAACTCCTACACGTTCTCAACGACTTTTGAAGTTGTGGATTTTTAGTGGATTTGCTCCATTTTCCATCGTGCATGGTGACATGTCTAGTAGCAATTCAGAGCGTCGAGGTTGCTCGTTTTCCTCTTTCAGGTTCATTGTACATTGTTGCACGTCCCGTCTGCTCTCACGCAACTATTCATAGCATCGATgttgctctttttcctttttcaagtaGCTTGATTAAagaatcttggatttttatGGTTTATCTCTCCGGTTCATCTATGGCTTCTTCTACTATCATCTCTTCTGACCTCCCTTTAGTGACCATTGCGTTTGACCCGTCCAAATAATCTCTCCTCAATGGTTCGTTGCTCATGGAGAATCTTTTGAGTTGATATTTCGTCTTCTTATCTCTTACAAATCATTAGTAATTTGGTATCACTCGAATGtagaaacaaatattttcattaagtctttataaattatattaataataaatttagtacATACCATTTATATATACTAACTTgagaaaaagtattaaatatattatcttctatttttaattaatttattattattttttatttatattttgaatttaatccctatttctatttttataaatataacatcATGTTCAACACATTttctatattcattatattcaaGAAAGATAAATCTCATATATAAATTTCACTCTATTCAACATTTTGACTATATTCAACCTTTCAATGTATTCAACTATAATTTTCACTGTATTCAATACTAACAATCACATAGGCAAactaggaagaaaaaaaaagcacaaaaaaaatattcataccTGAAGCACCTAAACCACCTTCGTTTGTCTTCAAAGACAAAGAGCGACTGATTCCAACCACTTCCTTCTTCTGCTCACAAACATTCCTCTCCTTCTCACTCTCCAAGGCAGCAACCCTTCTCTCCTTTTTTCCCAAAGCTCCAACCTTTCCACCTTCCACttcaccaccaccatcaacattGCATTTTTCCCTCTTCACAACAATCTCACAATCCAAACCAAATCCATTATCACTCCTCACCACCTTCTTCTGCCTCAGCTTCTCCAGTTCCAACTCCGCATTGATCCTCCCCAACCTCTCAATAGCCATTTTTTCTCTGAGGGACCCAATTTCTCTCTCCTTCTCGTCGAGCTCTGCCTCCAGCCTCTCTTCCCGCGCCAATAACACCTTCTCGACTCGGTCAAAGTCGCTAGTCAGGAACGAGTCGCGCAACTCGGAAATCAACTCGGAGATGCTCGTTCCGTTTCGCTTCCTCAGACCCGACCCGGTTTCGGATTCCGGGTTTGGGGCCATGACGATGTGCGAAAGGTGCAAACTTTTTGGAAGAAATGGAACGTAGGTCTGACAGAGAAAACTTTTTGAAAGAGTTAGAAGAAAAGGAATGGTCTtaaatttgaaggtaaatgaaCAGGTTTAAGTCGTATTATGCAATCTACTTCCTCcataaatgatgaaaaatatcCAGAAAAAGTTTAGTTTGccaataaaatcattttaccaATCGATGCATAAAACTGTGATGATTACTTTGgattaaatgtaaaaacaaataattaatttaatattaaattatagattttgaggactaatttaatattaaaatatgaagtttataaatcaatttataatttctttttatacatttaacaactaaattagattttttttaagtggtCACTGGTTACACATTACCaaataaatattcattcatTACTTCTATTAAATGTTTACTTTTAAATACTCCTATCTTAAGTTTCTTGGTCCGAAATTAGGCAAATTTGCCTTAGAATATTACGGAAATAGACAAATTTTGAGTCAAAAGAAAGTTGTGAAATattaatgaagaagtcgtgTCTTTCCTGTACGATTTCACACTGTTCATTTGATCAGTATTTAAGTCGTGCATCCCAAAAACGACTTCATgtcattgtaatcgattaccaaataCGGTAATCGGTTATAACATcttttaatcattaaaaaataacaaaattattgaaGTTTTAAAGGGGTTGatgtaacgtcccggcaactcacagggaccatcccagaattgctccaggctaagcacgcttaaccatggagttcttatgggtcaggctaccgaaaagcaaatgcattttggtgatatgagtagccaaatcaatccctttaagatatccttcaactgtatagtcccatacctacacagtctccagatccctctcattccgggctgccaggagccgctccttgtctgtgccccctgcaccatgcttcttgcaccggcgtcactccccgccctcgtctccgtgcccgggtgtcacatgcccaccagcttccgtctggttcgtcctcgaaccacaccgtactgggagaggctaggctctgataccatctgtaacgtcccggcaactcacagggaccatcgactgtccccacagatcaccaccaggctttccagtgtgctttgtcctcactcgcacactttctgggaaaacttcccagaaggtcacccatcccagaattgctccaggctaagcacgcttaaccatggagttcttatgggtcaggctaccgaaaagcaaatgcattttggtgatatgagtagtcaaatcaatccctttaagatatccttcaactgtatagtcccatacctacacagtctccagatccctctcattccggtgtatgtccgattcgtccatgtaccccttccacccgaagctgccaggagccgctccttgtctgtgccccctgcaccatgcttcttgcaccggcgtcactccccgccctcgtctccgtgcccgggtgtcacagtTGACGACTTTAATATgagaagtcgtgcaccccaacacatttttacatttttttaatttttaatttctttattaattaaaatgatttataattaataaataatatttttaaatatatttaaaataatataaatcatatctaattaatatttaaaaattatatttcattctaatttatttttttaattttaattattatatattattttttgaattataattaaggttaaatatgtttttagtccattaagtatcacacgattttgggtttagtccttactcgaaactttgattgcttttagtcctcatagtttttaAACTGTTATAAATAGTCCCTAATTTTGGATGacgttaatttttgtttgacgTGGTTAACGGTCAGCCCACGTCTAATGTCAGGTATGAGTTTATTCTCTGTCacgtttccttttctttttattccaaATTTGCACACAAGCCCCTAGTTTCTTCAAAGTTTACACTTCAACTCCTAActtcttttcaaaattgcataATAGCCCCTGTTTGACCAGCTAGGTGCAGGGTTGACTCAGGTGAGTCTGTCCAGGGAAACCGTGGACCCTTTACCCAAAATTAGGATTTTGATTAGGAGTTACCTAGGATTTGATTAGGAGTTTCTTTGTTACCTTACTTCTCCACGTTGCTGCTGCAATAAGTCCTgaacatttctttttcttcattccaCCATTTCCATCTTCAAGTATGAATCTCTCAGCTTTACATCCTGAGAGGATCACTGCATCATTTCCTACAGCGTCAACCAACTAAGTAGAGTCAGTGTCCTTCTTATCTCCTGTTCTACAACCATAACAGCATGAACCACAATAATGATCTGCTGAGGAATTTGTAGCCACTGACTCTACTTTCAAGCCCATTTTCTCACATCCTTGTACgagaatttgattttgaaaCCCTTGTTTCTTGCACTTCTCTATCACACCAATCCTTCTGCATACCGTGTCTATGGCAGATTGATAATCAGAGCTTGCAAAAAGTGGTTTTTTTTCGACCATTCCCTCATAACAGAATCAGGTGTTCTGATGCATGTAGACCAGTTTATAGCAGTGGCTCTGGTTTTCTCTCTCGACGATGACGGCGCGATTTGAAGGAGATGACGGTGGCTCTTCTGCTCGGGGTTTGCAGGTGGTTGGCTTAGGGTTTTTGTGGCGACATGGAGGCTAGGTGGTGGTAGCCTTGCATTGGAGGTTCAACGACGATTTGGGTTTCGCCTTCTGTGTATCTGTACGTTGCGAGATGGCTGTCAATGATTTAAACTAATTGCGTGTTCCTTCTGAACCCTAATTGCGGTGTTCCTTCTGAAGTGTAAACATTGAAGTAATTAGGGGCTTGTGTGCAAATttggaataaaaagaaaaggaaacgtGGCAGAGAATAAACTCATACCTCACATCAGACGTGGGCTGGCCATTAGCCAtgtcaaacaaaaattaacgCTATCCAAAATTAGGGACTATTTATAACAGTTTCAAAACTGAGGACTAAAAGCAATCAAAGTTTTgaatagggactaaacccaaaatcgtgtgatacttaagggactaaaaacatatttaacccttataattaattaataacaattttttattataaactatttaaaataatcaaaaaatttaaaagttgaaaacgTTTGGGGGTTGACGACTTCTTTACTTAAAGTCGTGTACTCctttacacttttatttttttagttttttattatttaaaatgatttataagttttaaataatatatttaaatgtatataacacattttaaattatacatgatcaataattaattttttttaatattattaaacaaataaattttatggttttaattatttttataattaaattaaagtttttataaaaaatatttcaattaaataattttttacaataattattgtgattacataaataaaagtgtataaacttattatatttcattataaattatttttttattataattaatttaatttaatttattatgttaaacaaaaataaatttacttatatttcattataataaatttacttatatttcattataataaatttaatttaagtaaaaaatttaagtaaattaaatttattataagtaaatttattataatgaaataaaataaatttatgcatttttatttatgaGAAATTTATAGCCTTTGTTTCGTCTATCCAAAAGGATTTTCCTAAACTTGAAGCTACCCAAAagtaattacaatataataaagggttaaatatgtttttcgtcccttaagtatcacacgatcttgggtttagtccctattcgaaactttgattgcttttagtcctcatagttttgaaactattactattagtccttaaaattgaacgacgttaacttttgtttgatgtgACAAATGGCGAGGCCACATCTTATGCCAGCTTGCCTCTTCACTCTCTGTCACGTTGCTTGTGCTTGAAAACTTCGTTCGTCTTCTCCAATAGAGCAACCACAGTTTCGCTTCTCGTGCACCATCACCCCAATCGCGCAACAGCCCATGCTGCAGATCAAGCAAGCATCTCCATTCTTCACCTGCAAAGAATCCAAACAACGGAGCCCCTTCTTCAAACAAGGAAGCCCTAGGGAGGGGTTTGCCTCCCCTTACACGGGCGCATCCTAGCCTCCATCGGACCAGCCGCCGTGTCGGACCTTTCGCTCAGTCCAAGGCGTCGCCGACGACACCAATCGCCACCGGGGCCATTGTTGGTCGTGAGTCGATTTCTCCCTCCTTGCCTTTTCTCCGCGCGCGCGAGAAGCTCTCTCGTTCCTCCGCCAATCGCCGTCTAAGAGAGCCCAGCCTCCGCGAGCCATAAACCAGGATGGTCACCGTCGACGCCGTCCTCGACAACCGGTCAGAGTCGTGAGGACTGGTCTCCCCTTCCTATGATTCGACGCGGCTCAGGGGTTATCATCCCCATTTCGACAAAGCAGACAGCCGCCAACGTCCACTGTTCCGCGTCGTCAACACCTGCTCCATGGCATTCCCTAAATCGCCTAAGCCTCTCCGCCGTCGTGCCTTCATCTTGCAAGCTCCCTTGCAGCGACGCCATCCTCCATCAACGCCACCTTCAACGCGCAAAAATCCTTGCAAGCCACGACATCCTCCCTcgcatcatcaccatcatccAGATGCGCCATCACCTGCAACAGACCTACAAATCCAAAAACGCAGCAGAAACTCCATTTGCCACCTGCAAGAGAGCAACCCTTCCCTTCTCGCGGTCTTGGCTCATGACAGCGTAAGATAGAAGAGCAAAATCGTGGCGTAGGTGCAGGGGCAAGTTTCCCTAATCTGACAAACTCTAATTTAAGGTGGAAGGGGGCTGACACGTGTCCGATTCTTATTGaccagataaaaataaaagaaacgtGACAGAGAGTGAAGAGGGAAGCTGGCATAGACGTGTCCTCGTCGTTTGTCACATCAAAGaaaagttaacgccgttcaattttaaggactaataataatagtttcaaaactatgaggactaaaagcaatcaaagtttcgagtagggactaaacccaaaatcatgtgatacttaagggacgaaaaacatatttaaccctataataaattaattataataaatttattaattataaaaaactttaatttattaattataataaattaattataataattttttttataataaatatttgtttaagtaaatttattatattaaataaaaataaatttataatgaaatataattttttttttattttttaattacaaattacaataattataattataaattatttaattaaaatcattttataaaaaaatttatttaattacaaaaataattaaaaccataaattttatttatttaataatattaaaaaactttaattattaattacatataatttaaaatattttatatacatttaaatacattatttaaatattataaattattttaaataataaaaaaattaaaaagtgaaaatgggGGGTGCACGACATCAACACAAGAAGTCGTCAACCcctacaattttaattattt
Protein-coding sequences here:
- the LOC108342614 gene encoding uncharacterized protein LOC108342614 — protein: MAPNPESETGSGLRKRNGTSISELISELRDSFLTSDFDRVEKVLLAREERLEAELDEKEREIGSLREKMAIERLGRINAELELEKLRQKKVVRSDNGFGLDCEIVVKREKCNVDGGGEVEGGKVGALGKKERRVAALESEKERNVCEQKKEVVGISRSLSLKTNEGGLGASELGKIEDAIIIGNDEDEATLDKETGNDHQSSAAAAFQKKTGLTSSIGNLKRKFVSSPKLDANVLKGLDSDDSSSSSSSSSSSSSSSPFDMDSLPLPKNKKTRTDATSFRLNSLQR